The following coding sequences lie in one Notolabrus celidotus isolate fNotCel1 chromosome 20, fNotCel1.pri, whole genome shotgun sequence genomic window:
- the epor gene encoding erythropoietin receptor, with amino-acid sequence MICNNLSRCLALNVIFCAMVTASSFQSAQYFEKKVSMLLKEVPENPKCFAEGKKDLTCFWVEDEERAGSVDQYSFTYAYQKESSNRCPLRALHAAGGKMLFICHLNQTQMFVQMDIQVSREETLIYNRSLLVDLVFLLDPPANVIVSHSGQQGQLNVSWVPPPLKYMDDSMTYEVSYATADSHVWQVEVTKASSKMILRGLQSGTHYKVRVRVKMDGISYNGYWSAWSDPVYMETVPAELDILILSLTLIISIILIVLSLTILLYHRRFLVKKLWPSIPTPDVKFQGLFTVYGGDFEEWLGQSNGGLRLIPAFLSSEECPSPLEVLSELNLCPSLPSPPLPPKASRALTTGREDDRNGKKGMGKKTPMNRDDSAPIEGWRAPQHDHWLMDCLRGLHQDSSQSSLLESQDAYVTLSANNYSNTDHLEDILEETLPLGLLFASRKTVSCESHSDLGSAQQSSGSGQLSSQSSFEYPNHAWMSKGPGYTYMAVADSGVSMDYSPMSRADDIGKMVIYANEYKNEIPAHRRQFLSWQRPVHDDDR; translated from the exons atgaTATGCAATAACCTGAGCCGGTGTTTGGCACTTAACGTGATTTTCTGCGCCATGGTAACAGCTTCAAGCTTCCAGAGCGCGCAATATTTCGAGAAAAAGG TGTCTATGCTGCTGAAAGAGGTGCCAGAAAACCCCAAGTGCTTTGCTGAGGGCAAGAAAGACCTCACGTGTTTCTGGGTGGAAGATGAGGAGAGGGCCGGTTCTGTGGATCAGTACTCTTTCACATACGCCTACCA AAAGGAAAGCAGCAACAGGTGCCCACTGAGAGCCCTCCATGCAGCAGGCGGGAAGATGCTGTTCATCTGTCACCTGAACCAAACCCAGATGTTTGTCCAAATGGACATACAAGTTTCACGAGAGGAAACACTAATCTACAACCGCAGCCTTCTTGTTGACCTTGTCT TTCTTCTGGACCCTCCGGCTAATGTGATAGTAAGCCACTCGGGTCAGCAAGGCCAGCTAAATGTCAGCTGGGTGCCTCCCCCTCTCAAATACATGGATGACAGCATGACATATGAGGTCAGCTATGCTACCGCAGACAGTCATGTGTGGCAG GTAGAGGTAACTAAAGCCAGCTCAAAAATGATCCTGAGAGGCCTGCAGTCAGGTACACATTACAAGGTGCGAGTTCGTGTCAAGATGGATGGGATTAGCTACAACGGCTATTGGAGTGCCTGGAGTGACCCTGTGTACATGGAAACAGTCCCTGCAG AGCTTGACATACTCATCCTCTCCCTGACTCTCATCATCTCTATAATCCTCATTGTGCTGTCTCTCACTATACTCCTGTACCATCGCAG GTTTCTTGTAAAGAAGCTTTGGCCAAGTATTCCGACACCTGATGTCAAGTTCCAAGGACTTTTCACTGTCTATGGTGGAGATTTTGAG gagTGGTTGGGGCAGTCCAATGGAGGCCTGAGGTTGATTCCCGCtttcctcagctcagaggaatGCCCTTCTCCACTGGAGGTCCTCTCAGAGCTAAACCTTTGCCCCTCACTGCCTTCCCCGCCTCTGCCACCAAAAGCCTCCAGAGCTTTAACCACAGGCAGAGAGGATGATAGGAATGGAAAGAAAGGGATgggaaaaaaaaccccaatGAACAGGGATGATTCAGCACCGATCGAGGGATGGAGAGCTCCACAACACGACCACTGGTTAATGGACTGCTTACGGGGGCTCCACCAGGACAGCTCCCAGTCCTCTCTGCTGGAGTCTCAAGATGCATACGTCACCCTCAGTGCCAATAACTACAGCAACACTGATCACCTTGAGGACATTCTCGAGGAGACCTTACCACTTGGGTTGCTCTTCGCCTCCAGAAAGACAGTATCGTGCGAATCTCATTCTGACCTTGGATCTGCTCAGCAGAGCTCGGGTTCGGGTCAGTTATCATCTCAGTCCAGCTTTGAGTACCCAAACCATGCCTGGATGTCCAAAGGCCCAGGATACACCTATATGGCGG